A genomic window from Glycine max cultivar Williams 82 chromosome 17, Glycine_max_v4.0, whole genome shotgun sequence includes:
- the LOC100787873 gene encoding uncharacterized protein, producing MASWKKTITTPFKKACTVFKQQQPPRDQKKSQTEQERQVMDLQGEVMACGYEDVQVMWSILDKSKSTNCNITSST from the exons ATGGCCTCTTGGAAGAAGACCATCACAACTCCATTCAAAAAGGCTTGCACTGTATTTAAACAGCAGCAACCACCAAGGGATCAAAAGAAGTCTCAAACAG AGCAAGAGAGGCAAGTAATGGATCTGCAGGGTGAAGTGATGGCATGTGGGTATGAAGATGTTCAAGTGATGTGGTCTATTCTGGATAAGTCCAAATCCACAAACTGCAATATAACCTCTTCAACCTGA